The following proteins are co-located in the Pseudomonas cavernae genome:
- a CDS encoding WD40/YVTN/BNR-like repeat-containing protein has translation MNRITQAGRLLLALALPFSATWCLAESAAVGSPLRTPAMQVAPSQKAVLIDLARAGERLVAVGERGLVLLSDDNGQSWRQAVVPVSVSLSAVQFVDAQTGWAVGHAGVVLATRDGGEHWTLQLDGLRAAQIELDAAKAEQATAADQDSAEARVQSAERLLADGADKPFLALDFVDARRGLIVGAYGLVLQTRDGGATWQSLMGQIANPMGMHLYAIGHQGSRWFLAGEQGFLARSDDDGASFAQLDSPYEGSFFTLQSRADGALLVGGLKGHAFITSDAGASFQRLPVPMPVSFSDAIRLADGQVLLANQSGALFRSSVQSEAALLPLGKPLGKPVSSLIEAADGSLIVAGFTGLLRVPQPATAVSE, from the coding sequence ATGAACAGAATCACTCAGGCGGGCCGTTTGCTCTTGGCCCTGGCCTTGCCCTTTAGCGCAACCTGGTGCCTGGCCGAGTCGGCCGCCGTGGGTTCGCCGCTGCGTACCCCGGCGATGCAGGTGGCGCCGAGTCAGAAGGCGGTGCTGATCGACCTGGCGCGCGCCGGCGAGCGCCTGGTGGCGGTGGGCGAGCGCGGCCTTGTGTTGCTCTCCGATGACAACGGGCAGAGCTGGCGGCAGGCCGTGGTGCCAGTGTCGGTCAGCCTGAGTGCGGTGCAGTTCGTCGATGCGCAGACGGGTTGGGCGGTCGGCCACGCCGGCGTGGTGCTGGCCACCCGCGATGGCGGCGAGCACTGGACGCTGCAACTGGATGGCCTGCGCGCCGCGCAGATCGAGCTGGACGCGGCCAAGGCCGAGCAGGCCACGGCGGCCGATCAGGACAGTGCCGAGGCCCGTGTGCAAAGCGCCGAACGCCTGCTCGCCGATGGCGCGGACAAGCCGTTCCTCGCCCTGGACTTCGTCGACGCCCGGCGCGGCCTGATCGTCGGTGCCTATGGCCTGGTGCTGCAGACCCGCGATGGCGGCGCCACCTGGCAGTCGCTGATGGGGCAGATTGCCAATCCGATGGGCATGCACCTGTATGCCATCGGCCATCAGGGTTCGCGCTGGTTTCTGGCGGGCGAGCAAGGCTTCCTGGCGCGTTCGGATGACGACGGCGCTTCCTTCGCCCAACTGGACAGTCCCTACGAGGGCAGCTTCTTCACCCTGCAGAGCCGCGCTGACGGCGCCCTGCTGGTTGGCGGGCTGAAGGGCCACGCCTTTATCACCAGTGACGCCGGTGCGAGCTTTCAGCGCCTGCCGGTGCCCATGCCGGTTTCTTTCAGCGATGCCATCCGCCTGGCCGACGGTCAGGTGTTACTGGCCAACCAGAGCGGCGCGCTGTTTCGCAGCAGCGTGCAGAGCGAGGCCGCGTTGCTGCCGTTGGGCAAGCCCCTGGGCAAGCCCGTTTCAAGCCTGATCGAGGCCGCCGACGGCAGCCTGATCGTCGCCGGTTTCACCGGGCTGCTGCGCGTGCCGCAGCCAGCCACTGCCGTTTCGGAGTGA
- a CDS encoding FAD-dependent oxidoreductase: MNAVNKVLIVGGGIGGLCATIALRRKGIEVDLVELKAEWTVYGVGIIQQSNVVREMAKLGVLDGYLDAAFAFEDVTINTTAGQQLARIPGQRLAGPEYPANVGISRLALHQVLSETAIALGASVRLGLSVETLTEEGEGVDVLFTDGSRGRYDLVVGADGLFSKVRGLLFGDKYQPRFTGQSVWRYNFPRAAEIDHLANFQGPAGNAGLVPLADDLMYMFVTSHEPGNPWMDTASLAAEMRQRLSGFSGLIGELREQITDSSQVVYKPLEVVFVSEPWYRGRVLLIGDAAHATTPHLGQGAGMAIEDAVVLGEELTAGGSVEQQLERFMARRYERCKFISDSSVLAGDKEIAHDHSFDRIGLVKQMLARTAEPV; the protein is encoded by the coding sequence ATGAATGCAGTGAACAAGGTTCTTATCGTGGGTGGTGGTATCGGTGGCCTGTGCGCCACCATCGCCCTGCGTCGCAAGGGTATCGAGGTCGACCTGGTCGAGCTCAAGGCCGAGTGGACGGTGTACGGCGTCGGCATCATCCAGCAGAGCAACGTGGTCCGCGAGATGGCCAAGCTAGGCGTACTCGACGGCTACCTGGACGCCGCCTTCGCCTTCGAGGATGTGACCATCAACACCACCGCCGGCCAGCAGCTGGCGCGTATTCCAGGTCAGCGCCTGGCCGGCCCCGAGTACCCGGCCAACGTCGGCATCTCGCGCCTGGCCCTGCATCAGGTGCTCAGTGAAACCGCCATCGCCCTCGGCGCCTCGGTACGCCTCGGCCTCAGCGTGGAAACGCTGACCGAAGAGGGCGAGGGCGTCGATGTGCTGTTCACCGATGGCAGCCGCGGCCGCTACGACCTGGTGGTCGGCGCCGACGGCCTGTTCTCCAAGGTGCGTGGCCTGCTGTTCGGCGACAAGTACCAGCCGCGTTTCACCGGCCAATCGGTGTGGCGCTACAACTTCCCGCGCGCCGCCGAGATCGACCACCTGGCCAACTTCCAGGGGCCTGCCGGGAATGCCGGCCTGGTGCCGCTCGCCGATGACCTGATGTACATGTTCGTCACCTCCCATGAGCCGGGCAATCCGTGGATGGACACCGCCAGCCTGGCGGCGGAGATGCGCCAGCGCCTGAGCGGTTTCAGCGGGCTGATCGGCGAGCTGCGCGAGCAGATCACCGACAGCAGCCAGGTGGTCTACAAGCCGCTGGAAGTGGTGTTCGTCAGCGAGCCCTGGTACCGCGGCCGCGTGCTGCTGATCGGTGACGCCGCGCATGCCACCACCCCGCACCTGGGTCAGGGCGCCGGCATGGCCATCGAGGATGCCGTGGTGCTCGGCGAGGAGCTGACCGCCGGCGGCAGCGTCGAGCAGCAGCTCGAACGCTTCATGGCGCGCCGCTACGAGCGTTGCAAGTTCATCAGCGATAGCTCGGTGCTGGCCGGCGACAAGGAAATCGCCCACGACCACAGCTTCGACCGCATCGGGTTGGTCAAGCAGATGCTGGCGCGAACAGCCGAGCCAGTCTGA
- a CDS encoding Rieske (2Fe-2S) protein encodes MSHAAIALFLLDELVEGHARGFDPLQAGKDSVFALRHGSEVRVYRNSCPHMDVRLEYRKDRFLSADGSRIVCYAHGAQFLPDSGLCVYGPCLGERLSALRWRLEGGWLVLEAGQLVVCAE; translated from the coding sequence GTGAGTCACGCCGCTATCGCGCTGTTCCTTCTGGATGAACTGGTCGAGGGGCATGCCCGTGGGTTCGATCCGCTGCAGGCGGGGAAGGACAGCGTGTTTGCCCTGCGCCACGGCAGCGAGGTGCGGGTGTACCGCAACAGCTGCCCGCATATGGATGTGCGCCTGGAGTACCGCAAGGACCGTTTTCTATCTGCCGATGGCAGCCGGATCGTCTGTTACGCCCACGGTGCGCAGTTCCTTCCGGACAGCGGCCTGTGCGTCTACGGGCCCTGTCTGGGCGAGCGCCTGAGCGCTCTGCGATGGCGCCTGGAAGGCGGCTGGCTGGTGCTGGAAGCGGGCCAGTTGGTGGTGTGCGCGGAGTAG
- a CDS encoding VOC family protein has protein sequence MNIIGLDALIFGVDDIQACTDCLRDYGLQPVDVDSRGGRFEALDGTAVVIRRADDPQLPAAIGPAPSIRETIYGVASAADLDAIADELGRDRPVTRDANGAVHSVDDMGFAIAFQVSVRRDFSAPADLSNAPGHAPQRPLNQPGITLDMPAVPRTLSHVVYFVPDAAKAEDFYKRLGFVTTDTFIGAGPFMRPAGSDDHHCLFMIQTPPHMKGCEHFTFHMGSGTEVLLAGRRFEQKGWTSFWGPGRHLFGSNWFWYFNSPLGCHIEYDADMDKHDDAWAARTAPLSADNSQLFLFTSKEKWAPGGPPPKQA, from the coding sequence ATGAACATCATTGGCCTTGACGCCCTGATCTTTGGCGTCGATGACATTCAAGCCTGCACCGATTGCCTGCGTGACTACGGCTTGCAGCCGGTCGATGTGGACAGCCGGGGCGGGCGCTTCGAAGCCCTCGACGGCACCGCGGTGGTCATCCGCCGCGCCGACGATCCGCAGCTGCCGGCCGCTATCGGCCCGGCACCGTCGATCCGTGAAACCATCTATGGCGTGGCCAGCGCCGCTGACCTCGACGCCATCGCCGACGAACTGGGCCGCGATCGCCCGGTGACCCGCGATGCCAATGGCGCGGTGCACAGCGTCGACGACATGGGCTTCGCCATCGCCTTTCAGGTCAGCGTGCGTCGTGACTTCAGCGCACCGGCCGACCTGAGCAACGCGCCGGGCCACGCGCCGCAGCGCCCGCTCAACCAGCCGGGCATCACTCTGGACATGCCGGCGGTGCCGCGCACCCTGTCGCACGTGGTGTATTTCGTGCCGGACGCGGCCAAGGCCGAAGACTTTTACAAGCGCCTGGGTTTCGTGACCACCGACACCTTTATCGGTGCCGGCCCGTTCATGCGCCCGGCCGGCTCCGACGACCACCACTGCCTGTTCATGATCCAGACCCCGCCTCACATGAAGGGCTGCGAGCACTTCACCTTCCACATGGGCAGCGGCACCGAAGTGCTGCTGGCCGGGCGGCGCTTCGAGCAGAAAGGCTGGACCAGCTTCTGGGGCCCGGGTCGTCACCTCTTTGGTTCCAACTGGTTCTGGTACTTCAACAGCCCGCTGGGCTGCCACATCGAATACGACGCCGACATGGACAAGCACGACGACGCCTGGGCGGCGCGCACTGCGCCGCTGTCGGCGGATAACTCGCAGCTGTTCCTGTTCACCTCCAAGGAAAAGTGGGCCCCGGGTGGTCCGCCGCCGAAGCAGGCCTGA
- a CDS encoding DUF1329 domain-containing protein, with translation MTTQFTLKALCFALLAVAAPLAVASTAEQAATLGKTLTPFGAEKAGNADGSIPAWDGGYTKVDPAYKPGGKRSDPFAADKPLFSITAQNLAQYADKLSDGAKEMFKRFPDSYRIDVYPTRRTAAAPQWVYDNTLQNATRAKLVDSSAGPVPQGAYGGIPFPIPQNGAEAMWNHVLNWRGTSLSMHFRHYLMTADGSQVMTTDGQAIQEMPYYYPDGSPEKFEGDYWLFRLLNVGPPIRAGEQIMGRTNINGDKSQAHVYLAGQRRVRKLPNACCDTPTPATAGVMSFDELSVFQGRMDRFNWKLVGKQEMYIPYNTNKVQAAAKPEDLFAKHHMNPDYVRWELHRVWVVEANLAPGKRHQLPKGRYYLDEDTWQAMLGDRWAANGQLAKTLWSLPAVLPDLPAQASLSAGFYDLTSGAWFVQNLYTGKDSQYGMVDRYKASEFSPAAMAGRGVR, from the coding sequence ATGACCACTCAGTTCACTCTCAAGGCCTTGTGCTTCGCCCTGCTGGCTGTCGCTGCCCCGCTGGCCGTAGCCTCCACCGCCGAGCAAGCTGCCACACTGGGCAAAACTCTGACCCCATTCGGTGCCGAGAAAGCCGGCAATGCCGACGGCAGCATCCCGGCCTGGGATGGCGGCTACACCAAGGTCGATCCGGCCTACAAGCCGGGCGGCAAGCGCAGCGATCCGTTCGCTGCGGACAAGCCGCTGTTCAGCATCACCGCGCAGAACCTGGCGCAGTACGCCGACAAGCTCAGCGATGGCGCCAAGGAGATGTTCAAGCGTTTCCCGGACAGCTACCGCATCGATGTCTATCCGACCCGCCGCACGGCCGCCGCGCCGCAGTGGGTGTACGACAACACCCTGCAGAACGCGACGCGCGCCAAACTGGTGGACAGCAGTGCCGGGCCGGTGCCGCAGGGCGCCTATGGCGGCATCCCGTTCCCGATTCCGCAGAACGGCGCCGAGGCCATGTGGAACCATGTGCTCAACTGGCGCGGTACGTCGCTGTCCATGCATTTCCGCCACTACCTGATGACCGCCGACGGCAGCCAGGTGATGACCACCGACGGCCAGGCGATCCAGGAGATGCCCTACTACTACCCGGACGGTTCGCCGGAGAAGTTCGAGGGCGACTACTGGCTGTTCCGCCTGCTCAACGTCGGTCCGCCGATCCGCGCCGGCGAGCAGATCATGGGGCGCACCAATATCAACGGCGACAAGTCCCAGGCGCACGTCTATCTGGCTGGCCAGCGGCGCGTGCGCAAGCTGCCCAATGCCTGCTGCGACACGCCGACACCGGCCACCGCCGGGGTCATGTCGTTCGACGAGCTGAGCGTGTTCCAGGGCCGCATGGACCGCTTCAACTGGAAACTGGTGGGCAAGCAGGAGATGTACATCCCCTACAACACCAACAAGGTGCAGGCCGCCGCTAAGCCGGAAGACCTGTTCGCCAAGCACCACATGAATCCCGACTACGTGCGCTGGGAGCTGCACCGCGTCTGGGTGGTGGAAGCCAACTTGGCCCCGGGCAAGCGCCACCAGTTGCCGAAGGGTCGCTACTACCTCGACGAGGACACCTGGCAAGCCATGCTCGGCGACCGCTGGGCCGCCAACGGCCAACTGGCCAAGACCCTCTGGTCGCTGCCGGCCGTGCTGCCCGACCTGCCGGCTCAGGCGAGCTTGTCAGCGGGTTTCTATGACCTGACCTCCGGTGCCTGGTTTGTCCAGAACCTCTACACCGGCAAGGACAGTCAGTACGGCATGGTCGATCGCTACAAGGCCTCGGAGTTCTCGCCGGCGGCCATGGCCGGGCGCGGCGTGCGCTGA
- a CDS encoding DUF1302 domain-containing protein — translation MVIRTTAALKRRQVCRPAPFALSMAAALVLGAPAVQAFQIDTGDSDFSLRWDNTVKYSAAWRVEDQSSKLTEGRVALNQDDGDRNFDKGLISNRLDLLSELDLSYRNIGARLSGAGWYDTVYQDDTDNDDPTRANQRSVAFDEFTDDTRHLHGGDGELLDAFVYWNGELADRALSVRAGRHGLIWGESLFFGANGIAGGMAPVDVVKALSVPNTQFKEITRPINQLSGTYQLTDDLSLGAFYQLEWEETRLPGAGSYFSVSDTIGEGNERLIVGAPFPAFLGGNPSSPAAFFHGNDKEAKSSGQGGLQLRYTADTVEYGLYAIQYHDKGPKLYLRPNSTGPEFSTGKIGEYYWVYPENIRALGASFATTVEEYSFAGEASMRWNMPLVSNGQTVLPGVEADNDDDPLYAVGRTAHVNLNVLASLGPSFISKEASLVGEIAWNRLLHVTKNQAALDPGASDDGVGFKLVYSPTYRQVFPGVDISVPLGLSYFPLGKSAVISSFGPDRGGDMNIGVTATYLDRVTLGLTYTHFYGPEDTNLNAANQFNFKQSLKDRDYLAFSVKTTF, via the coding sequence ATGGTTATTCGTACGACTGCGGCGCTTAAGCGCCGCCAGGTCTGCCGTCCTGCACCCTTCGCTTTAAGCATGGCGGCCGCTCTGGTGCTGGGCGCTCCGGCCGTCCAGGCGTTCCAGATCGACACCGGCGACTCCGATTTCAGCCTGCGCTGGGACAACACGGTGAAGTACAGCGCCGCCTGGCGGGTCGAAGACCAGAGCAGCAAGCTCACCGAAGGGCGGGTGGCGCTCAATCAGGACGATGGTGATCGCAACTTCGACAAGGGGCTGATCTCCAACCGCCTGGACCTACTCTCCGAGCTGGACCTGTCCTACCGTAACATCGGCGCGCGACTCAGTGGCGCCGGTTGGTACGACACCGTGTACCAGGACGACACCGACAACGACGATCCGACGCGCGCCAACCAGCGCTCGGTGGCTTTCGACGAGTTCACCGACGACACCCGCCATCTGCATGGCGGCGACGGCGAGCTGCTGGATGCCTTCGTCTATTGGAATGGCGAACTGGCCGATCGTGCGCTGTCGGTACGCGCCGGTCGGCATGGCCTGATCTGGGGGGAAAGCCTGTTCTTCGGTGCCAATGGCATCGCCGGCGGCATGGCTCCTGTCGACGTGGTTAAGGCGCTCTCGGTGCCTAATACCCAGTTCAAAGAAATCACCCGGCCGATCAATCAGCTGTCCGGCACCTATCAGTTGACCGACGATTTGTCTCTCGGCGCCTTCTATCAACTGGAGTGGGAAGAGACTCGCCTGCCAGGTGCCGGAAGCTACTTCTCGGTCAGCGACACCATCGGTGAAGGCAATGAGCGTCTGATTGTCGGCGCGCCGTTCCCGGCGTTCCTCGGTGGCAACCCAAGTAGCCCGGCGGCGTTCTTCCACGGCAATGACAAAGAAGCCAAGAGCTCGGGGCAGGGTGGCCTGCAGCTGCGCTACACCGCAGACACGGTGGAGTACGGCCTTTATGCCATCCAGTACCACGATAAGGGTCCCAAGCTGTATCTGCGGCCGAATTCCACCGGACCCGAGTTCAGCACCGGCAAGATCGGTGAGTACTACTGGGTTTATCCGGAGAACATCCGCGCGTTGGGCGCCAGCTTTGCTACCACCGTCGAGGAGTACAGCTTCGCCGGTGAGGCGTCGATGCGCTGGAACATGCCGCTGGTATCCAACGGCCAAACGGTATTACCCGGTGTCGAAGCAGACAACGACGACGACCCGCTTTATGCCGTCGGCCGTACCGCCCACGTCAACCTCAACGTCTTGGCCTCGCTCGGTCCGTCGTTCATCTCCAAGGAAGCCAGCCTGGTTGGTGAAATAGCCTGGAACCGCTTGCTACATGTGACCAAGAACCAGGCGGCCCTGGACCCGGGAGCTAGCGATGACGGCGTGGGCTTCAAGCTGGTGTACAGCCCGACCTATCGCCAGGTTTTTCCCGGCGTGGATATCAGCGTGCCACTCGGCCTCAGCTACTTCCCGCTGGGCAAATCCGCGGTGATCAGCAGCTTCGGTCCGGATCGTGGCGGCGACATGAACATCGGTGTCACTGCCACCTACCTGGATCGGGTGACCCTGGGCCTGACCTACACCCACTTCTACGGTCCAGAGGACACCAACCTCAACGCGGCCAACCAGTTCAACTTCAAGCAGTCGCTGAAAGACCGGGACTACCTGGCTTTCTCCGTCAAGACCACGTTTTAA
- a CDS encoding LysR family transcriptional regulator: MRFNHLDLNLLVALDVLLEEQNITRAAERLHMTQSATSGVLGRLRSYFEDELLVQVGRKMQPTPYALELAAPVREVLLTIQSSITAKPVFDPTSSKRHFRLVTSDYLISVLFARVIQKIHQEAPHITFEMIGPNDFTTDLLARGEVDLMIVPERYILDGHPSQLLFEEEHVCVVWDANPLVGDSLTLEQYMGMGHVSVGFGRNRHMSIEDWFMNQYGFNRRLEVITNDFNTLPQLIVGTQRIATMHRRLARLYAAHLPLRILQPPVKIPVMREFMLWHRTMDGDPMHRWLRERISEFINDLEQR, translated from the coding sequence ATGCGCTTCAACCACCTGGATCTCAATCTCCTGGTGGCGCTCGATGTACTGCTCGAAGAGCAGAACATCACCCGCGCCGCCGAACGCCTGCACATGACCCAGTCCGCCACCAGCGGCGTGCTGGGCCGCCTGCGCAGCTACTTCGAAGACGAGCTGCTGGTGCAGGTCGGGCGCAAGATGCAGCCCACCCCCTATGCCCTGGAACTGGCCGCGCCGGTGCGCGAAGTGCTGCTGACGATCCAGTCGTCGATCACCGCCAAACCGGTGTTCGACCCCACCAGCAGCAAGCGGCATTTCCGCCTGGTGACTTCGGACTACCTGATCAGCGTGCTGTTCGCCCGGGTCATCCAGAAGATCCACCAGGAAGCGCCGCACATCACCTTCGAGATGATCGGTCCCAACGACTTCACCACCGATTTGCTGGCGCGCGGCGAAGTCGACCTGATGATCGTGCCCGAGCGCTACATCCTCGATGGCCACCCCTCGCAGCTGCTGTTCGAGGAGGAGCACGTGTGCGTGGTGTGGGACGCCAACCCGCTGGTCGGTGACAGCCTGACCCTGGAGCAGTACATGGGCATGGGCCATGTCTCGGTCGGCTTCGGCCGCAACCGGCACATGAGCATCGAGGACTGGTTCATGAACCAGTACGGCTTCAATCGCCGCCTGGAAGTGATCACCAACGACTTCAACACCCTGCCGCAACTGATCGTCGGCACCCAGCGCATCGCCACCATGCACCGGCGCCTGGCCCGCCTGTACGCCGCGCACCTGCCGCTGCGGATTCTCCAGCCGCCAGTGAAGATCCCGGTGATGCGCGAGTTCATGCTCTGGCACCGCACCATGGACGGCGACCCGATGCACCGCTGGCTGCGCGAACGCATCAGCGAGTTCATCAACGACCTGGAGCAGCGCTGA
- a CDS encoding alpha/beta hydrolase family protein, with amino-acid sequence MFRYFPTNYVWNLSVDLAIEMGARMGEIEEMCAPLQDAAKQPDAAGSKAFRETWAQMADKLCGLAEEDEAAGRLLSAGEKYNRAATYYLTCERLQAHGAAGREELYQRFLQTFARGIELSRENCERVEIPYEGKHISGLLVRAEGVDGPAPILVQVNGLDSTKEMKYRVGLPAWLAKRGVSSLIIDQPGTGEALRLHNLIARYDSEHWASRVVDWLETRSDVDAKRIGLEGVSLGGYYCPRAVAFEPRFACGVVWGANHDWRDVQKRRLEKEGSFPVPHYWAHVCWVWGAKDVDEFMTIAENVHLNGVLDRIKVPFLVTHGSKDSQIPLKWAERTYEQLVNSPKRELKIFTEREGGVQHSSFDNSINAGHYIADWIAETLGGRTA; translated from the coding sequence ATGTTCCGTTACTTCCCCACCAACTACGTCTGGAACCTCTCGGTCGACCTCGCCATCGAGATGGGCGCCCGCATGGGTGAAATCGAGGAAATGTGCGCCCCCCTGCAGGACGCAGCCAAACAACCCGACGCGGCCGGCAGCAAGGCCTTCCGAGAAACCTGGGCGCAGATGGCCGACAAGCTCTGTGGGCTGGCCGAGGAAGACGAAGCCGCCGGCCGCCTGCTCTCCGCCGGCGAGAAGTACAACCGCGCCGCCACCTACTACCTCACCTGCGAACGCCTACAGGCCCACGGTGCCGCCGGGCGCGAAGAGCTGTATCAGCGCTTCCTGCAGACCTTCGCCCGCGGCATCGAACTGTCCCGGGAAAACTGCGAGCGGGTGGAAATCCCCTACGAGGGCAAACACATCTCCGGCCTGCTGGTGCGCGCCGAGGGCGTGGACGGCCCGGCGCCGATCCTGGTGCAGGTCAACGGCCTCGATTCGACCAAGGAAATGAAGTACCGCGTCGGCCTGCCCGCCTGGCTGGCCAAACGCGGCGTGTCCTCGCTGATCATCGACCAGCCCGGCACCGGCGAGGCCCTGCGCCTGCACAACCTGATCGCCCGCTACGACAGCGAGCACTGGGCCAGCCGCGTGGTCGACTGGCTGGAAACCCGCAGCGACGTCGACGCCAAGCGCATCGGCCTGGAAGGCGTATCCCTAGGCGGCTACTACTGCCCGCGCGCCGTGGCCTTCGAGCCGCGCTTCGCCTGCGGCGTGGTGTGGGGTGCCAACCACGACTGGCGCGACGTGCAGAAACGCCGTCTGGAGAAGGAAGGCAGCTTCCCGGTGCCACACTACTGGGCCCACGTGTGCTGGGTCTGGGGCGCCAAGGACGTCGACGAATTCATGACTATCGCCGAGAACGTGCACCTGAACGGCGTACTGGACCGGATCAAGGTGCCGTTCCTGGTCACCCACGGCTCGAAGGACTCGCAGATCCCCCTGAAGTGGGCCGAGCGCACCTACGAGCAACTGGTCAACAGCCCCAAGCGCGAGCTGAAGATCTTCACCGAGCGCGAAGGCGGCGTGCAGCACTCCAGCTTCGACAACAGCATCAACGCCGGCCACTACATCGCCGACTGGATCGCCGAGACCCTCGGCGGACGCACCGCCTGA